Proteins from a genomic interval of Calypte anna isolate BGI_N300 chromosome 19, bCalAnn1_v1.p, whole genome shotgun sequence:
- the DTX2 gene encoding probable E3 ubiquitin-protein ligase DTX2 isoform X1: MAASQGAGSSSAGPSGLPGSAPGPGSNSPAVAVWEWQDEFGRWRPYRANVCSYIEQVFQASQQKGRHSGAGLVSSIPLGHADPALAPYVIDIPSFTQFRQDTGTMRAVHRHLFPRDSAAGQGIVWEWQNDEGGWSPYEMNVCVFLEEAHTTYHQRVDLGPLGYNYEVDFLAQVQTNKATKFRRSIQRRSDAPYPLVVSPAPLHPGVSCSCQQCWQTSGTGPITTRYRHSMINFPTSSTAPQVPARTVSVSSSSFVPYNKPTLSGARSTPRLNSQSTWALPQAGGPTPGLPAANGISAPNLPFKMPKTSKVTQALAGMTAILMAAAGLPVHLTSVPQAASTHKATKKHSSVKEGRKVSKKATPTEPEAVLNKYLEEVKGTPDNEDCMICMEKLSCPSGYSDMYKSSTVRAESISRLTKCQHSFHKLCVLAMYSNGNKDGSLQCPCCKTIYGEKTGTQPKGKMEVSTSPQSLPGHRDCGTIQIVYHISSGIQGPEHPNPGMPYTARGFPRYCYLPDNEKGRKVLELLRVAWRRRLIFTVGTSITTGETNTVVWNEIHHKTEKDTNLSGHGYPDPSYLDNVLAELSAQGVTEDCLGGQ; encoded by the exons ATGGCAGCATCtcagggagcaggaagcagcTCAGCCGGGCCATCCGGACTCCCCGGTTCTGCCCCGGGGCCCGGCAGCAATTCCCCAGCCGTGGCAGTGTGGGAATGGCAGGATGAATTTGGCAGGTGGAGGCCTTACAGAGCCAACGTCTGCAGCTACATCGAGCAGGTTTTTCAGGCCTctcagcagaagggaaggcATTCAGGAGCAGGGCTTGTCAGCAGCATCCCTTTGGGACACGCGGATCCTGCCCTGGCTCCCTACGTCATCGACATTCCAAGCTTCACACAATTCCGGCAGGATACAG GGACCATGCGTGCTGTCCACAGACACCTCTTCCCCAGGGACTCCGCCGCTGGGCAGGGCATCGTCTGGGAGTGGCAGAACGATGAAGGGGGGTGGTCCCCATATGAGATGAACGTCTGTGTCTTCCTGGAGGAAGCCCACACCACCTACCACCAACGTGTAGACCTTGGACCTTTGGGTTACAACTACGAAGTTGACTTTTTGGCACAAGTCCAAACCAACAAAGCCACCAAGTTCCGACGCAGCATCCAGAGGCGGTCGGACGCCCCGTACCCTTTGGTGGTTTCCCCAGCACCTCTTCACCCAGGGGTTTCTTGTtcctgccagcagtgctggcagacCAGTGGGACTGGTCCCATCACCACACGTTACCGGCACTCCATGATCAACTTCCCAACTTCTTCCACTGCTCCTCAGGTTCCTGCTAGGACGGTGTCAGTAAGTTCTTCCAGCTTCGTGCCCTATAACAAACCAACTTTGTCTGGAGCAAGGTCGACCCCCAGACTCAACTCACAGAGCACCTGGGCTTTGCCTCAAGCTGGGGGACCCACCCCAGGACTGCCTGCAGCAAATGGAATCAG tgCCCCAAACCTGCCCTTCAAGATGCCTAAAACCAGCAAAGTGACCCAGGCCCTGGCAG GCATGACGGCTATTCTGATGGCAGCCGCCGGACTCCCCGTGCacctcacctctgtgcctcaAGCTGCCAGCACCCATAAAGCCACTAAAAAACACAGCTCAGTtaaggaggggaggaaagtgTCCAAGAAAG CAACACCAACAGAGCCAGAAGCAGTGCTGAATAAATACCTGGAAGAGGTGAAGGGCACTCCTGACAACGAG GACTGTATGATCTGCATGGAGAAGCTGTCCTGCCCCTCAGGTTACAGTGACATGTACAAGAGCAGCACAGTCAGGGCAGAGTCCATCAGTCGTCTGACCAAGTGCCAGCATTCCTTCCACAAGCTCTGTGTGCTGGCCATGTATTCCAATGGGAACAAG GATGGGAGCTTGCAGTGTCCCTGTTGTAAAACCATCTATGGGGAGAAGACAGGTACTCAGCCCAAAGGGAAGATGGAGGTCTCCACTTCCCCCCAGTCCCTCCCTGGGCACAGGGACTGTGGGACAATCCAGATTGTGTATCACATCAGCAGTGGCATCCAG GGTCCTGAGCACCCCAACCCTGGAATGCCATACACAGCAAGAGGCTTTCCTCGCTATTGTTACCTGCCAGACAATGAGAAGGGCAGAAAG GTTCTGGAGCTCCTGAGGGTGGCCTGGAGGAGACGTTTGATTTTCACCGTGGGCACCTCCATCACCACTGGGGAGACCAACACTGTGGTGTGGAATGAGATCCAccacaagacagaaaaggacACAAACCTGAGTGGCCATGGCTACCCTGACCCCAGCTATCTGGACAATGtcctggcagagctgtcagCACAAGGTGTCACCGAGGACTGCTTGGGGGGACAATGA
- the DTX2 gene encoding probable E3 ubiquitin-protein ligase DTX2 isoform X2, with the protein MAASQGAGSSSAGPSGLPGSAPGPGSNSPAVAVWEWQDEFGRWRPYRANVCSYIEQVFQASQQKGRHSGAGLVSSIPLGHADPALAPYVIDIPSFTQFRQDTGTMRAVHRHLFPRDSAAGQGIVWEWQNDEGGWSPYEMNVCVFLEEAHTTYHQRVDLGPLGYNYEVDFLAQVQTNKATKFRRSIQRRSDAPYPLVVSPAPLHPGVSCSCQQCWQTSGTGPITTRYRHSMINFPTSSTAPQVPARTVSVSSSSFVPYNKPTLSGARSTPRLNSQSTWALPQAGGPTPGLPAANGISAPNLPFKMPKTSKVTQALAATPTEPEAVLNKYLEEVKGTPDNEDCMICMEKLSCPSGYSDMYKSSTVRAESISRLTKCQHSFHKLCVLAMYSNGNKDGSLQCPCCKTIYGEKTGTQPKGKMEVSTSPQSLPGHRDCGTIQIVYHISSGIQGPEHPNPGMPYTARGFPRYCYLPDNEKGRKVLELLRVAWRRRLIFTVGTSITTGETNTVVWNEIHHKTEKDTNLSGHGYPDPSYLDNVLAELSAQGVTEDCLGGQ; encoded by the exons ATGGCAGCATCtcagggagcaggaagcagcTCAGCCGGGCCATCCGGACTCCCCGGTTCTGCCCCGGGGCCCGGCAGCAATTCCCCAGCCGTGGCAGTGTGGGAATGGCAGGATGAATTTGGCAGGTGGAGGCCTTACAGAGCCAACGTCTGCAGCTACATCGAGCAGGTTTTTCAGGCCTctcagcagaagggaaggcATTCAGGAGCAGGGCTTGTCAGCAGCATCCCTTTGGGACACGCGGATCCTGCCCTGGCTCCCTACGTCATCGACATTCCAAGCTTCACACAATTCCGGCAGGATACAG GGACCATGCGTGCTGTCCACAGACACCTCTTCCCCAGGGACTCCGCCGCTGGGCAGGGCATCGTCTGGGAGTGGCAGAACGATGAAGGGGGGTGGTCCCCATATGAGATGAACGTCTGTGTCTTCCTGGAGGAAGCCCACACCACCTACCACCAACGTGTAGACCTTGGACCTTTGGGTTACAACTACGAAGTTGACTTTTTGGCACAAGTCCAAACCAACAAAGCCACCAAGTTCCGACGCAGCATCCAGAGGCGGTCGGACGCCCCGTACCCTTTGGTGGTTTCCCCAGCACCTCTTCACCCAGGGGTTTCTTGTtcctgccagcagtgctggcagacCAGTGGGACTGGTCCCATCACCACACGTTACCGGCACTCCATGATCAACTTCCCAACTTCTTCCACTGCTCCTCAGGTTCCTGCTAGGACGGTGTCAGTAAGTTCTTCCAGCTTCGTGCCCTATAACAAACCAACTTTGTCTGGAGCAAGGTCGACCCCCAGACTCAACTCACAGAGCACCTGGGCTTTGCCTCAAGCTGGGGGACCCACCCCAGGACTGCCTGCAGCAAATGGAATCAG tgCCCCAAACCTGCCCTTCAAGATGCCTAAAACCAGCAAAGTGACCCAGGCCCTGGCAG CAACACCAACAGAGCCAGAAGCAGTGCTGAATAAATACCTGGAAGAGGTGAAGGGCACTCCTGACAACGAG GACTGTATGATCTGCATGGAGAAGCTGTCCTGCCCCTCAGGTTACAGTGACATGTACAAGAGCAGCACAGTCAGGGCAGAGTCCATCAGTCGTCTGACCAAGTGCCAGCATTCCTTCCACAAGCTCTGTGTGCTGGCCATGTATTCCAATGGGAACAAG GATGGGAGCTTGCAGTGTCCCTGTTGTAAAACCATCTATGGGGAGAAGACAGGTACTCAGCCCAAAGGGAAGATGGAGGTCTCCACTTCCCCCCAGTCCCTCCCTGGGCACAGGGACTGTGGGACAATCCAGATTGTGTATCACATCAGCAGTGGCATCCAG GGTCCTGAGCACCCCAACCCTGGAATGCCATACACAGCAAGAGGCTTTCCTCGCTATTGTTACCTGCCAGACAATGAGAAGGGCAGAAAG GTTCTGGAGCTCCTGAGGGTGGCCTGGAGGAGACGTTTGATTTTCACCGTGGGCACCTCCATCACCACTGGGGAGACCAACACTGTGGTGTGGAATGAGATCCAccacaagacagaaaaggacACAAACCTGAGTGGCCATGGCTACCCTGACCCCAGCTATCTGGACAATGtcctggcagagctgtcagCACAAGGTGTCACCGAGGACTGCTTGGGGGGACAATGA